The nucleotide sequence GAGGATGAATATGAACATCTATTTTGtaaaatatgtatatatatatcagaaGTCTACAAAGAATTTTAGTAAAGATGTCCAATTAAGTACTAAATACATGGTTCAAACTGctaaaaagagagagagagtcTTTTTCGATTCTATGTGAATTATTTAGCGGCCTTCTTTTTTAGTTCTCTTCTAGCTCTTACGGCAGCAGCTAGCTTACGTAGGACCTCGGTGGTTGTTTCGAAACTTATGCATCCGTCAGTGATGGAGACACCGTATTTCAAGCCAGCCTTACCTTCTGGAGGAATGCATTGCTTACCTTCGTTGATGTTAGATTCGATCATGACACCGATGATCTTATCTTCACCATTGGCAATTTGTTCACAGACGACATCGTTAACCTTAGGTTGGTTTCTGAAGTCCTTGTTGGAGTTACCGTGGGAGTAGTCGATCATTAGAACACCCTTTTCAGGCAACTGAGCCTTGGCTTCAGCGACGGAAGCAGGGTCGTAGTTTGTTCCCTTCTTACCACCTCTTAGAATAACGAAGCAGTGTTCATTACCcttggtggtggtgatggCAGCAACACCGTGCTTGGTAACACCCATGAAGTGATGTGGGTGAGAGGCAGCTTGGACAGCATCGACGGCAACACCCAATGTACCGTCGGTACCGTTCTTGAAACCGACTGGGAAGGATAAACCAGAGGCCAATTCTCTGTGCAATTGAGACTCGGTAGTTCTAGCACCAATGGCACCGAAAGATAGCAAATCAGCCAAGAATTGAGGAGAGATAGTGTCCAACATCTCAGAACCAATTGGTAATCCCAGACTGGTCAAATTTACAAACAATTGTCTGGATACTTGCAAAcctttgttgatgttgaaagtGTTGTCGACATCTGGATCGTTGATCAAACCCTTCCAGCCAACAGTGGTTCTTGGCTTTTCTAAGTAAGCTCTCATTATGATACACAAATCGTCCTTCAACTCATCCGAAAGAGCCTTCAACATCTTAGCGTACTCTTGTGCTTGATCCAAATCGTGGATGGAGCATGGACCGACGATAACCAGCACTCTGTCATCTTTACCGGTAATAATATCAACAGACTCCTTTCTACCTCTTTGAGCTGTTGCTAGACATTCAGGAGAAGCTGGAACTTGGGCCTGAAGTAGTGCTGGTGACACTAATGGATCGTAACCCAAGATTCTAAcgtcttcttgttcatggAACATAGGTTGTGGTGTAGCTGACATTTCGTTCTTGTATTTCTTGATTGACTTTTATAGTTACTATTTGGCAATATCCAAAATTCTGTTACTTACTTACGAATCACAAGATGATCTTACAAAACTGTTTACTAATATTTTCGTCAATGTCATCTCTTCAACTCTTCGCAAGTCGATGGTTTCTTATaatgcattttttttttttggaaattttcAAGTCTTCGAGCCCAAAAAGAAACCGTACTCACAGAAAGAGCCTGACATGTGGTTCGGGAAAGGGCTTATGACTAACAATGCATGGAAACAGAGTGACACGGTAAATTAAAGAGTGCTGTTGGTATAAGTGGCCTGAGCGAGCATGAAATTAGAAAGAAATGCGTGGGGATAGGTCAGGGGTCCGATGGAACGGGGAACCGGAGATCTGATTGATTGCTAATATTACAACTGTTATTAATTATATAAATCTGTATACATGCACACTGGAAAGTAGAGTAGACTGTAATGAGATTTGCTTGCTCATAAACTGACTTTTAAgccatttttatttttttttggttttcgGTTTTCACTTGACAAGATTTCTTAGGAACTGCGTGTCGATGGTGTTGTTGTATTCTTTATATGGGGATGCGGTGCTGTCAGAGAGCGGAGTTGCTGTGGTTGCTGTAGTACTAGAGGTATGGAGATGGTTTCTGTAGAAGCTAttgtcgttgttgttgttactAGCGCCGGTTCCAGTGCCAATATCGGTACCAACAGCAATGCCAGTGCTCATTTCATGTACTTTGTCCTGTAGTTCTTGGATTCTTCTCTCGTAGACGAGTCTTTCAACCTCGAATTTGTTCTGTAGTTCTTGCTGCTTCAATTCGAAGGATAATCGCTGTTGTTCGGCCTCCTTTTCGAGTCTGTCATTTTCGATGGACAAGTCCACGACCTTCGACTCTAGTGATCTGATTTTTTCCAGCATGGACGTGTTGGACACTAGAGGCTGGTTTGGCATCAATGGCCTCTTTTTGAGTTCTTTGTACTTGAAGTAGAGTTTACAGTAATTGTCATATATCATTTTGGACTGTTTGAGTTCCTGTATTAGCTCTTGCCTAATTTGGAGGTACTTATCTTTTAGTTCTGTTTCTCTTTCCATGCCgtatttctgtttctgttggACATCGAGTTTTAAGTCCCGTAAAGCCTTGCTATTCAAGCTCAACTTGTCCAGTATGCTAACGTATTCCGGGGTGTAATCGTGAACGCGTTGGGCTTGTGGTGCGAATTCATCCTCGCGACCTGTTTGTCTATTACTCATGGGCCTGGTTGGCGATGGGAATTTGCCCGGAAGAAACTCATCTCTATCTGTTCTTCCAGGTAGATAATCCgttgctgctggtgctgctggtgctgccGTTCCTCTAGTTGGTGCTTCTCCGAACAAAGCCGAGATTACAGGATCGTCAGGATTCGGAGCACGCCGTATACTGGGCGTGTCACCCACTGGCCTATCTCTTCTGTTTCTCCTAGTATGGAACGTATTTGTATTCTGCTTCTCATCAAACAAACCATTGGTGCTTACGGGCCTCAAAAGCTCtggatcttcttcgtctGGCAGAAGCTCAAACTTTGAATAAATGTCAAGatcagaaaatgaagaCGACCTTTCTCTTGGCCGCGATCTCACCTTCGCACTATCCACGTACGTCCCTCTATCGTTGTCTTTGTACTTAACTGACGGAGACGCATCTCTACGGAACAACGCATCAACAGTCCATTTGAACAACCCTCCAGTATTTTCACTGCTGCTATCATCACCCCACATCGTGATCCAGCACCTCACCACTTCTTAATAGCCCAGCAGTTCCTCACTAACGCCTTAcgaaatataatattttgtGACAAAGGTTTTgtatattgtattatactatactattgttataatgtttttgtttcaagAAAAGCTAAAGGATGGATGCCCTGAAATATCAAATTGATCCGATGGGCCATAGAGAAACCATACCAACAGAGCCAGCAGAGTCAGCAGAGCCGACAGGACCCTGCCACAACAATTGCTATCGGACCCATAACATGGAGGTGTACAACGTTGAAGCAGATACAGGGAGTCTGTACGTCTACAGGGATGGAAAGCTACAAGTTAAGTACGAAGTAGAGGCGATGAGATCGCTTCTGTGGGACGACTGCAAGGACCACCTGGTGATCCTGGCAAACCACGGCAGAAGGATAGACGTTTATACCTTCGACAAGAATACGCTCGCAGTGGGCCAGGACACTGTACTTGCTGTTGGCTACGAGATCGAGAATTTCTACGCTGTTTGGTCAAGATCCACGCTGCTGATCCAGGACGCGGCAAGAAGGATGCTGAACGTCTACAACGTGGACAAACGACAGGATATGGGCTACATCACGCTCGACTGCGAGAACAGCGATGTCCTGATAATCGATGACCGCATCGTGCAGCTGGTGGCCACGTATTACGATAAACAGCTGAAAACCCTGTCCCGATATTGCAACAGCTACGAGTTCGAACCTTCTGGGAGGCTAGTTCTTCGAACTAGCGTACCCTTGCCCCCAGGATACCACAGATACACGCCTGTAGCCGTAAGCGAAGGTACCTCTCAGGTCTACTGTGTGGTGATGAACACCCTGGGGCAGGACAAACACGCCGTTTACTTCCTGTTGGAAGGATCAGTGGTCCCTTACAAATCGATCACGGGCAAGGGCGTCGTGACAAGTGCCTGGATTGATACCCAGAGCGAGACTTTATATATCGAGAAGAACCTGAGCCCGCGTCGCCTACACATTTCCTTGTTCCAGGATGCACTCTAACAAATTCCAAAGTCACATGACACAAGACACAAGACACAAGACACATGACacaagacaagaagaggaaCGAGCAGAAGTAGATGGCTTGCAAAACACGCGAAAACTGAACTGGTACACGCGCCGCACGATACCGCGCCGCGCCGCGCCCTGCGCTCTGCGCCCTGCTCCAGATGTTTCGACTTCCCTCGGCCTTGATCCCTGCCCACGGCTACTGGAGACCTCACCACGGCAACGAAATATTGCcaatactactactactactactactactacaacTGGcctgtgtttttttttttatttttcgtgtcttttttttatttttcactCTTCATTCAGTGTGAGAATTAGGAAATAGCAGTGGAAAACATAATAAAATTTGGCGATCTTTGGAGCAGCCAAGGCGATGGATGCAGTGCGGACAGTTCCATGGTTTCCTGTTCCAGTTGCAACTGTGATCCATTTATGGAGCGTACGCGAAGGTTAGTTTTGCGCTGGAAAGCAGGAAAGGAAGTACGGGAACGTATAGGGGAGGGCACACGGTTACAGTGTTGTGTGTTGACAGTTTTCCTGTTCTGAAAGATTTTGGTTAGGGTTGGGCGACTGGTGGTGCAAGGTGTTCTATAGTTACAGGGTTGCCAGATCGAGTGATGAGAAGTGTATTTCGATGCTCTCACGAAGCTCAGAAAGCAGTCGAGAGACTGGGGCGAGGcgaaaaacgaaaagaagaagaagaagaggaagaagaaaaaaaaaaaggttgcCCTTGGGACGAAATATCTTTACAGAATGTTCAGTGAAGAGCTGCGAAAAGGTTGGTGGTTAGTTTGTTACTATGTGtgtgatatttttttttttattgattttttggttttttttggtttttcctGCAGCGATGAGAGTAGGTTTTCACGGCAAATATTTGGTGGAGCGTATCGGTACGTATCGTTGGTGCGCCCTAAAATGTCAAGATGCCTGCCTGTTTTGGTCGACGGTAACGCATTATTGTTTTCTCGTGTAATTTGAGTTTGCATCAATGCAATCCTCTTTCCTATATAATATACCAAGAGTACGTTGTGATACAGTGAgctttggttttgttgatgAGGATTGGTAAAGAATTGGATGAGCCAAGACGTCAGTAGAATCGAAACTCAGCCCAGTGTCTCAGCCCAGCATTAGACTCTTTCCCTTCTCTCTCCCTTGCTCGCAGGTGTCTCTTTAGTTTTCATTGAGAATTCCGGACCAGTCGCTCATTTCTGTGTGTTAGTTTCTATATCTCGCCGAGGTCGTGCCTATAGAAAGAGAGAGCTTttaataaaagaagaaacagatatGGATCACGCTACTAATCACGTAGACGGATCGTCGTCATTGGGTCTCATTGTGACTGCTAAGCAAACATACTATCCAATTGAATTGTCCAATGCAGAGCTCTTGGCCCATTACGAAACAGTTCAGGATTACCACCAAGAGATATCGATGAATTGCATCACGCAATCGTGTAGGCTAAAACCCGATGCAAAGCTCATCGACCAACAGCCTGAGTTGGATCCAAGAAAGACCAGACACTATGTGGTCAACTTTTTCTTCGAGCTCGCGTTGAAGACAAGAGTCACGAACGGAATATTCTACCAGTCGGTAAGGCTTTACGACCGCTACTGTTCGAAACGTATCGTGTTGAGAGAGCAAGTGAAACTTGTCGTCGCAACCTGTCTATGGCTTGCTGCCAAAACTTGGGGTGGCTGCAACCACATAATCAACAACGTCAGTGTTCCAACAGGCGGTAGATTCTATGGGCCAAACCCTAGAGCAAGGATACCTAGATTATCCGAGCTGATCCATCTTTGTAATGACTCGCAGACCTTCGACGAATCCATGTTCACCCAAATGGAAAGACACATTCTAAACACGTTAGGGTGGGAAATTTACGAACCAATGATCAACGACTATATATTAAATGCTGATGAGAACTGCTCCATTCAGTACGAACTCTATAAGAGACAATTAGAACACAACCGCAAATGGTTGAACAACAAAGACAAGGACTCATCGGCTAATAAGGAGTCGGATTCCACAGATGAAGAACAGGAACTCGGATGCGAAGcagacgaagaagatgacgacTTGACTCAAAAGATCCAATTAATCAACGTGAAGAAATTCTTGATCGATCTAACAAGTTGGCAATACGTCTTGCTCAAGTTTGAACAATTCGAAATCACTCACGGAATGTTCCAATTGATCAATAAATTTACTAATCAAGAGCTGGGCCCTCTTCTGCAGACTCCAATCCCAGCTGCTGCTACAAGTGATAAGATTGTCGATATTTATATCGACGCCATACTAGATTGTCCCGAGCAACTTTGGGAACACTATAAAGAATTTGACGGTGTAGCTCAATTCATTGGAGCCATTAAGGATTATCAAAGACAATTGGAGTATTTGTCtcaacagaaacaaatgCAATACTCCACACCAACGAGAATATACCAAGTTCCTTCTGCTCAGCAGAACTTCCCTTCCCCACCATATTCTCAACAAAACTTTtcaccatcttcttcaaggaAGGTGTCAACACAGTCGGATAATAGCCTATTCAGCACATACGCTACATCGAACTCGTCGCCTTTGACACCTCAATTGCATTCTTTCACGCATAACAAGCTCACACCGAGCTCAGCAAATAGTAACTCGCAGCTAAGTCTGCATTCAACAAACACAAGTATCAACCGAACTTACGAAGACAAGGAGAACATCGATCCGGCATCAATGGCCACTTGTCATAAAGTGAACTCGTACATTGTCCCTCCAAGAGCAAAATTCGTGGGACAATCTTCGTCCGTATTTTCTAGTGGAGGGTCCATCTCAAACGGCAACAGCAACCGCTCCTCTCTAATATCATTATCTTTGGGCAACACAGTGGTATGAATGAAATAGCAGGCCGTCAACGAACGTCtcaaaactaaaaaaaaacaagaacaccGACGATAATCTGATACTTCATCAATGTAGACATCTGTGGAAACTTCTCCCGACAACCTATAGAACCTGTTTAATGTTCTAGTTATTACATAATCGTGTATTAATAACTATTAGCTAATCCGTCCTGATCTGATCTGATCTGATCCGATCCGATCTGATATAATTTCCTATATAGTTTCAGATcaaaattataaaaaagCATCTAAAAACGACCAAAAAATGATCAGAAGGAAAATCAACCCCTAGTGGAGTAAAGTAATTTTAAAAAGGTACCTCTCTCCTTTCTGTACTcgatttctttgttctgGAGCAAGCAAAGTCTAGTTCTAATTACATTTATTCTGTGTGCCGTTTCTTAACAATATatgaaaattgaaattcaaaCAGAAAACTGATTCAGacatctatatatatatatagaaataTAAAAAGACAATCAGTTACACCAGAAAAAGGACAGGAAAACGCTCTGTTGTTAGAGAATTAAGTATAGAGTCGAGTATTCTGTAACCAGTGTTTGAATCGAATACCTTAGGCTTGCTATTTCCTTTGCAAATCTCGAAggttttgttctttgttattCAGGAGGGGAAAtaaattttgttttatcaAGTCGAAATATGCGCTTCCTAATACTTCTTTCGATCTTCGCCGTTGCCATCAGAGGCCAGGATGACAAGCTAGAGGGTACATGGTCATCAAAGTCTAACCAAGTTTTCACTGGTCCAGGATTTTATGATCCTGTCGAGGAACTCTTAATAGAACCGGCATTACCTGGGATCTCATATTCATTTACTGCGGATGGTCACTTTGAAGAGGCGTTGTACCAGGTTTCTGGAAACCCTCAAGACCCTGGTTGCCCGGTAGCTGTTTTAATCTACCAGCATGGTACTTATGAAGTATTACAGAACGGTTCTTTGGTTTTAACACCTTTTGAGGTGGACGGAAGACAACTTCTCAGCCAGCCTTGCGATGATAAAGGTATATCTACATACACCCGTTACAGCCAAAAAGAAGTGTTCAAGAGCTACCTGGTCCAAATAGACGAATACTATGGCAAGCAGTCTCTACAACTATACGGGAGTGACGGTAGTCCACTACAACCTTTGTATTTGGCTTATAAGCCACCAATGATGCTTCCTACCATAACATTGAATCCAACAGACGGATCTGAAGCAGCGCCAACCGGGAAATCAAAGAGAGACACTATACAACAGGTAAAAAGAAGTATTGAAAACAGACACAAAACTAATGCCGTAAAAAAGACCGCTCCTAACGTAGAGAAGTACTGGTGGGGATCAGTGGCTCTAATTGGTGTTGGAACAATCGCCTTCTTCCTGTCTTAGGCCTTCTTTCCATTTATACACACCCACTGAAATgttttaaaatatatactatTAGATTAAGGTTCATACACGGTGTCTATATGCCTGCACATACGCGCACTTATGTGTatttatgtatatatatacgcGTTTGAATTTGTATCCGGCATAATCTCTTTTTAATTgtatatcacgtgactggCCACATTGTTAACATTGTATATTTATAGTTAATTGAATCAATCCCTTTTAAACAAAGCCTTCATGAAAATTCATATATAGGAATATCTCCTATGTGTCAACAAGTCGTAAGCTTAGGCTAGTACTAGTAGCGTATTACACCTACTCGAATAAGTATCTGTATTAGTGAAGATAGGTGCTTTTCCGAAGTAAATTAGTGATACACTCTAAGAATTGTAACCAATTGTTGGCATATCAATTACGTTCAAGATGGCACTTCCAACAATAAGCGTTCAAGAGTTTGACGCTTTGATAAAGCGCTGTACTAATGAAATGATACCAAATGGTGAAGTAGACCTACCGGTAGCACTAGAGATATCGGATGTGATCCGATCAAGACGAATTCCGCCAAAAGAAGCTATGAGGTGCCTAAAGAAAAGGGCCATGGAAACTAGAAATAACCAAAATTTACAATTCTCTGTTTGGAGGCTTGTTGAAGTATGTATGAAGAATGGTGGTGTGCCattcttgaaggaaatCTGCTCGAGAGAATTCATGGACTGTCTTGAACAAGTAATCTTGAGTGAATCAACAGATTACGAATTAGAACAATATTGCAGCAGGTTAGTTGCGGAACTATATCttgctttcaaaaatgacTCCCAGTTGAATTATGTCGTTAAAGTTTATCAAAAATTAATGGCCAGAGGTATCGACATGGATAATTTGAAGCCTAATGAAAACCTAAATGCTATGTTTGATGCCAAGACACCAGCAGACTGGATCGATTCTGATGCTTGTATGATATGTTCCAACAAGTTCACATTATTAAATAGAAAACACCATTGTAGATCTTGCGGTGGTGTATTCTGCCAGATCCACTCTTCTAAATCTATTCCACTTCCAGATTTGGGTATTTTTGAAGCCGTCCGTGTGTGTGATAACTGTTTTGATGATTACGACCTTAAACGGAGTTCTAGTAAGGGAAAGAAACgcaaaaacaaaaagaaggcTCCTAATCAGTCGGATaatgaggatgaggattTAAGAAGGGCTATAGAACTATCCTTGAAAGAAAACGGACCTAATGTAGATACCTTTATACCAGAGATTCCTACAACTGAACCTGTCAGAAATGCagaggaagatgatgacCCTGAGTTGAAAGCAGC is from Kluyveromyces marxianus DMKU3-1042 DNA, complete genome, chromosome 2 and encodes:
- the ARO4 gene encoding 3-deoxy-7-phosphoheptulonate synthase ARO4; translation: MSATPQPMFHEQEDVRILGYDPLVSPALLQAQVPASPECLATAQRGRKESVDIITGKDDRVLVIVGPCSIHDLDQAQEYAKMLKALSDELKDDLCIIMRAYLEKPRTTVGWKGLINDPDVDNTFNINKGLQVSRQLFVNLTSLGLPIGSEMLDTISPQFLADLLSFGAIGARTTESQLHRELASGLSFPVGFKNGTDGTLGVAVDAVQAASHPHHFMGVTKHGVAAITTTKGNEHCFVILRGGKKGTNYDPASVAEAKAQLPEKGVLMIDYSHGNSNKDFRNQPKVNDVVCEQIANGEDKIIGVMIESNINEGKQCIPPEGKAGLKYGVSITDGCISFETTTEVLRKLAAAVRARRELKKKAAK
- the BBP1 gene encoding Bbp1p, with product MWGDDSSSENTGGLFKWTVDALFRRDASPSVKYKDNDRGTYVDSAKVRSRPRERSSSFSDLDIYSKFELLPDEEDPELLRPVSTNGLFDEKQNTNTFHTRRNRRDRPVGDTPSIRRAPNPDDPVISALFGEAPTRGTAAPAAPAATDYLPGRTDRDEFLPGKFPSPTRPMSNRQTGREDEFAPQAQRVHDYTPEYVSILDKLSLNSKALRDLKLDVQQKQKYGMERETELKDKYLQIRQELIQELKQSKMIYDNYCKLYFKYKELKKRPLMPNQPLVSNTSMLEKIRSLESKVVDLSIENDRLEKEAEQQRLSFELKQQELQNKFEVERLVYERRIQELQDKVHEMSTGIAVGTDIGTGTGASNNNNDNSFYRNHLHTSSTTATTATPLSDSTASPYKEYNNTIDTQFLRNLVK
- the CLN2 gene encoding cyclin CLN1, with product MDHATNHVDGSSSLGLIVTAKQTYYPIELSNAELLAHYETVQDYHQEISMNCITQSCRLKPDAKLIDQQPELDPRKTRHYVVNFFFELALKTRVTNGIFYQSVRLYDRYCSKRIVLREQVKLVVATCLWLAAKTWGGCNHIINNVSVPTGGRFYGPNPRARIPRLSELIHLCNDSQTFDESMFTQMERHILNTLGWEIYEPMINDYILNADENCSIQYELYKRQLEHNRKWLNNKDKDSSANKESDSTDEEQELGCEADEEDDDLTQKIQLINVKKFLIDLTSWQYVLLKFEQFEITHGMFQLINKFTNQELGPLLQTPIPAAATSDKIVDIYIDAILDCPEQLWEHYKEFDGVAQFIGAIKDYQRQLEYLSQQKQMQYSTPTRIYQVPSAQQNFPSPPYSQQNFSPSSSRKVSTQSDNSLFSTYATSNSSPLTPQLHSFTHNKLTPSSANSNSQLSLHSTNTSINRTYEDKENIDPASMATCHKVNSYIVPPRAKFVGQSSSVFSSGGSISNGNSNRSSLISLSLGNTVV
- the ROT1 gene encoding Rot1p, whose translation is MRFLILLSIFAVAIRGQDDKLEGTWSSKSNQVFTGPGFYDPVEELLIEPALPGISYSFTADGHFEEALYQVSGNPQDPGCPVAVLIYQHGTYEVLQNGSLVLTPFEVDGRQLLSQPCDDKGISTYTRYSQKEVFKSYLVQIDEYYGKQSLQLYGSDGSPLQPLYLAYKPPMMLPTITLNPTDGSEAAPTGKSKRDTIQQVKRSIENRHKTNAVKKTAPNVEKYWWGSVALIGVGTIAFFLS